The DNA window TTTGAAGAGCAAATTAGAAGTGGGTAAGATTGTGAACACTCTTGAAGAAGCTTATTTATTGTATTGTCAATACGCACATGCCAAGGGATTTAGTGTAAGGAAGGGTGAACAACGATGTTTTTCCCATACGGATGAACTTCAATCAAAGGAATTCAATTGCTCATGTGAAGGTTTGAAAGATGAAAAAAGATCTAGTAAAAAGATTCCAATTTATCAAAAACTGCTCACTAGAACTAATTGTAAAGCCAAATTGAAGATTTCAAGAGAAAATGGGGGACAATGGATAGTGAGTAGATTTGTGGAAGAGCATAACCATGAGATGTTTGCACACGATCAAACTCACTTGTTAAGATCGGCACGCAATATATCACATGCAAAAAAGTCTACTCTAGAAGCTATGGTAAATGCTGGAATATCTGTCTCTGCTGCTGTTTCTTTCATGGAAAATGAAGCATGTGGGTCAGAAAATTTGGGTTTTACTAGAAAGGATGCATATGATCATATGAGTCGACTGAAAAAACATACCAAAGTGGATAATGGAGATGCCACTGcgcttattaaatattttataaatacagCGAATAAAGAGAATTACTTTTACTGGAACGTGCAATTGGATGATGACGATAGGGTGATGAACTTTTTCTTTAGGGACTATAGAAGTGCGGTTGATTATGAAAATTTTGGTGATGTTTTGTCGATTGATACAACATATAGAACAAATAAGTATAATTTGATCTGTGCTCCATTTGTTGGTATAAATCACCATATGCAGAATGTGATGTTTGGCTTGGCCTTTATGTCAGATGAAACCGAAAGTTCTTTTGAATGGTTGTTTACAACATTTCTTGATTCTATAAATGGAAAGCAACCTCAAACTATTTTTTCAGATCAATGTCAAGCTATGATGAATGCCATCGAAACAGTTTTTCCACATTCACATCATCGTTTATGTCAGTGGCATATAAATCAAAATGCTCCTTCACACTTTGGGAGTTTAAATGGAGATTCAACTTTTAAACAGTTATGGTATAAATGCATGACTTATTGTGAATCTGAAGATGAATTTGAGGCCACATGGAAATATATGATTGATACATATAATTTGGATGATCATAGATGGTTGAATGGGATGTACAGACTCAGGGAAAAATGGGCTACTGCCTTTAGTAGTGGAAGGTTTAGTGCGGGACTTTTGGCTACTTCGAGGAGTGAGGCCACAAATATGACTTTGAAAAAGGCATGTAACAAATTGAGTTCTTTGTATGAATTTGTGATGAATTATGCGAAAATTCAAAATGATTGGCGGAATAAGGAAAAGACAGAGGATACTCGTTGTCGTCATGGTAAGCCTGCAcagattttgaaaaatcatccattgTTGATTAATGCTGCCGAGGTTTACACGATTTCCATATACCAGTTATTTGAAATTGAATTGGTTAATTCTTTGAATTGCAAATTTGTTGAACCACCATCTTGTTTTGGCAATGATTGGAATTTGCTTGAGGTCAAAGTAAAATCTCATGATGAAAACTCGAGGGTTAGACATGTGGTGTTCAATAAGCAGAGTCATGAAATAAAATGTAGTTGTCATAAGTTTGAGACAATGGGGATTTTGTGTAAGCATGCTTTGATGATGTTTAACTGTATGGATGTCACTGTTTTGCCCGATAGTTATATTTTGAAAAGGTGGATGAAGAATGTAAGAAATAGAATTAAATATGATTTTGAAGAATGTTgtagtggtggtggtggtgatcATGTATCTGAGATGGTGTTTGTCAACCAAATAATGAGATCGATGTatgatctaactcaactgagCAAACCTCAAGAGGATgcgagaaaaatattatatagaTTGGTTGCCATAGCAAAAGATGAAATCTCTAATCTTGTCCAGAATTTGAGTGTCGATGATGAGACACCGTGTGATGATATTACAAGTAATGGTTACATGGCTAAAGTATGCGTACGTAACCCACTTACTGCTAAAGAAAAAGGAGTTACAAATGCAAATATCACACGACACTGGGATACTAAGagaaacaaaagaaaagaaaaggaaaaaactaaaatttcaaGTAAGTTTTCATTTCATATACTTGTTATATAGTTAATATACTTTTAAGTTTGTAATTTTCTTCTATTTGCTAGGCACAAAAGGAGCCAAAAGAAAGGGGCAAAGTTCACATTATTTGTTGAACAATAATGTAATCATATTTTGTGTCTGTTTTCCCGATGAAATCTGTTTTCTTACCAATCAAAATATTAAGGTTCAAAAAAACAAACCTTTCATTAAAAATTATTGAATTTGCCGTCATAATTATTTTgccttattttattttcttgttatttatatattaatattaacaaaaaaaaagattgagaaaaaaacttaaaaataaaggTGGAAAAAGGAGCCTCGAATTTGACGAGTTCTCATTTTTAAAAAGTAAACCATGGTTAGTGAACCGTTTTTTGAGATAACACTTAAGttttcataaatttttatttatttaaaaagtttGAAATTAAGTGCCACTTGGCAGCTAATAAATGGGTAAGGACAGTGCCCTTAGGGGCAGCATCGACGAAGCCCACAATAGTACTGGCTTGCATCGTGAAGTGCACCATACCGCGCGGAACGAAGCAAGCAACCAACCCCCCAGACAGGAGCCTAGTTATCTTGTTTCCCACGTAGGCTCGGACAACCGTTTGCCACTTTGGCCTTACCTATTCCTAACCCAATAAACAATAATGTGATATCCTCGTTAAcgttaatataataaaataaagaaggcATAGAGTGTCTTAGCACTTGCGGCTGCACATTCGGTACTCTACACTGCAGTCAATCGCCATTTCCAGttttttcatcttctccaacaaGCTGAAGAAACGTTGAAATCAGTCAAAACCCGTATTCTTCCATTTTTGATTCACTCTTTTTGCCTTTTTTTTCCTCTCTCTCTGTTACCTTTCATGTGAAGCCACTCGAGCTCCCACTATATCTGTTCACCTATCTTCAACTTTTTCATGCTGTCTCCATTAAAGCTTCACGGAAAAGAAGTTCCGCAATCCCTTTATACAGTCCTCCTCCTGCATTGTGTTCGGCAGTAATTATGTTGATGAAAATGAAGTACTTGATATTGAAGGTAATCAACATTTACGGTTTCTTGTTTCTAGCGAATTCCGTTTTCGCGCGTGCGATGCTGGACCCGATTGATTTCTTGGCGTTGCAAGCTATTCGAAAGAGCTTAAACGATCTGCCGGGCTCGCATTATTTTGAATCCTGGGATTTCACTTCGGATCCCTGTAATTTTGCCGGTGTTTACTGTAATGGTGATAAAGTGGTTGCTCTAAACCTCGGGGATCCCCGGGCAGGTTCACCGGGTCTGATGGGCCGACTGCACCCAGACATCGGCAGACTATCTGCACTAGCCGAGTTCACCATTGTTCCGGGTCGGGTCATCGGGACTTTGCCTCACACTTTGTCTCAGTTGAAGTATCTTAGATTTTTAGCAGTCAGTCGAAATTTTATCTCAGGCGAGATTCCGGCGAATTTGGGCCAGCTGCGGGGGCTGCAAACTCTGGACCTTAGCTTCAATATTCTCCACGGAAGCATTCCATCTTCCGTCGGAACGATACCGGCGTTGTCCAACGTCGTCCTCTGTCGCAATCGGCTCACGGGTCCGGTTCCTACGTTCATATCCCATACTCTGACCCGGCTGGATTTAAAGCACAACGATCTCTCCGGTTCTCTTTCGCCGCTCGGACTCCCTCCCTCTCTACAGTACCTCTCACTGTCAATGAACCGGCTCACTGGCCCAGTAGACCGGCTTTTATCCCGATTAAACAGGCTAAACTACGTCGACCTTAGTATGAATGAGTTCTCGGGCAACATTCCTGGGAAGATATTCAGTTTCCCGATCACCCGCCTGCAGCTTCAGAGGAACCGGTTCTCCGGCCCGGTGAGACCGGTTCATGATGTGAGAATCCCAACCATTGATCTGAGTTTCAACCGGCTGTCCGGCGGGATATCTCCCATGTTATCGACGGCTCAGAATCTATACCTGAACAACAACCGGTTCACGGGTAAGATACCGAGCATTTTCGTGGACCGATTACTCTCTGCAAGCATACAACTACTGTATCTGCAGCACAATTATCTGACCGGCATGGAGATTATTCCAACGGCTGGGATTCCGCTCAGCGCCTCATTGTGCCTGCAGTATAATTGTATGGTCCTTCCCCTGCAGACGCCTTGCCCTTTGAGAGCTGGTAAGCAGAAGACAAGGCCAACTAAGCAGTGCACACAGTGGGGAGGGTAAGATGGGGAATTCACTCTTTGGACAAATCAAGattcaatttttaattaataaagtcAAACTGTTGATACAAAGTATAAGATTTTTGTGGTTGATTTGTAATTAACATTCAGacttataattttatatatatatatatatatatatatatatatatatatatatatatatatatatcatgtcaTTCATACAGCACAAATgtctattaattaattattgttgTTCTTGATTTTATTCAGTACATCATTccatttctttccttcaaaatcattcTTCTTTTCAAACGTATCTTATAGTTCAGTTGGTCTCACTTGTTGTCTTTTGTCCCTAGACTACAATTCGAATAACATCCTCCTTTGTGCCAAAAAAAATCAGTCTTCTTTTGGCATTTGAGATCACATCGAGGTACCAGAAGACGACATGAATTGTCGATATAATTGATAGTAACATTCAAATTAGTTCTTTTCTTCGAGGAGAAAAAGACGACGATAAATTTTTAGGGTGTACTGGATATGCCCCTTTTGTCTGAATCATTTGTTAATCAAAGATCTTGATGGTAAAACAAAGCTAAAACAATAACAGAATTTAACTAACTGAGCATTTGTTTTATGTTTGGCCAATGGGTAGGGGCCTCGAATGATGAGGAAACGCTGTGTTCTTTTTGGACTTCCAATCAATTTCTGATGGTCCTTTTTCAAACCCATCTTAAAATAAGGTATTTTATATACTCAAATCTCAAATTTTGTCCATCGCAGTCTCCTTTTGTCGGGGCATTCATTCAATCACAGAAATACAAGAAACCCGTTTGTTTCTCCACACCAATCACTACTGAATTTTTGGAGGGATTCTTCAGCTTTAATgcaaaagcaaaaacttgtatgagacggtctcacgggtcatattttgtgagacagatatttatttcggtaatccatgaaaaagtactactttttatgctgaagtattactttttatggtgaatatgggtaggattgacccgtctcacatattgaaatccgtgagacggtctcacatgagacctagtCTAATGCAAATACGAGATTTAAAATTCAAGGTTTTCGGATCCTAACTTTGTTCAGATTACTAAACAGTAGAACATGGGTCATGTAAGTTTCAGTTTATTATATAGAAAATTACATATGCAATCTACATGATAAAATTGTATAACAAGACACGGTGGAGGTCACTCGTTTGATATAGTTATTGCGGAACCTACACAGGATGGAATACTGACGCACTCAACACAGTAATAGTCATAGAAATCTCTCCTCGACATTTTCTAGGTTGCGGGTGCTGGCGCCTTTTCGTTCCCAGGGAATTCCCATTTAACGACGTCTCCATCCCAAGATGAGCTCACAAGCATTGGATAATTCGGATGCCAACTACAATCCCTCACCGTTAATTTATGGTGTTGCAGCTTCGCAACTTGCGCTCCGGACACCTGGAAACACAAAGTCGACACATGTTTATTGTCAACAAATTAAGTGCAGAAGTAGCTAAATATTagtttttcatttaaaatagaCAGTGTTAGTAGACATATAGAACCTACCAAGTCATAAACATAAATGCAAGAATCATGGGATCCTGTGTAGATGTACTTCTGGCCGGTGCTGTTAAATGGTAAAAACGAAATGATCAGGAGGCGGATTGATATTCAACACCGATTAGAGAGAAGAAATTGGAGAGTCAATGAGTAGTTCTATGCATGGCACTCACCTATACTCGGGTGAGAAGTAACAACGAATCAAAGTACGCAAGACTGAGTGCCCTTTATATGTAGAAACTGATTGATCATATGGATGCTTCAAGTTTCTAGCTTGGACTGGATAATCCATCCATCTGTAATCCCATTCATAGTTTCTGTATGCTTGATAGCTGAAAACGAGAGTCAAAGaaagattaatttaaatggGTCTTTAAACCCATTTATCAAAATAATCAGGTTGCTGACTGTCAGAGCCTAAAAAAAATACCCAGTAGAGTTAGATGACATTTTCCGTATATCCCACAGTTTGATGGCTTGATCTTTACCATTGGATATCATGTAACGGCCATCTCCTCGGCTATCAATGAACGTAATGCCTTCAAGATGGCCCATTAGGATCCCCACAGGCTTGCTTTTGGTTAAAAAGCAGCGTCTGTCCCAAACCTACACGAAATAGCTAGTTGGATATAAATCGATAGTGTATGTCCGAAATTTACTTTGGATCTGGAATTCCTGAGTacaaaatgaagaaaatttatttttctgtaCCCAGTTTCAAAATATGACACAAAGGAAGCGCTCGTGCACACATAATAAGATGAGGCATCTTTCAAATAACACATTCATTGAATTCTAAATACGATCGCATTTTAATGAAATTCTCACTTCGGAAAACAAGAAACCACAATCATATATCGATCCCAAGTTCCTTTTTCCCCTTTTTTCTATTAAACCGTGGATTAAAACAATGCATAAAGGACATAGGTGTCCTTTAAGATGGAAGACTGATGATGTTCCAGTCATCAGAGCATAATATCACAATGAAGAGAAAGGAAAAAGATGAAGCTCGGCTATTTTTTCACATACAGAGAAAAGATATACTCTTACAGTAGCAGCCACAGCCAATCAACATATTTGTTTGTCTATACATGTGCAACAATTAAATGGAAATCATAAGGAGGTGTTAAGCATTTAAATTTCCGCTATTTTTTGTACATTAGGCTTAGAGTAACGAATAAATTATCACCTTAACAAAATTGTCATCGCTTCCAGAATAAAGTAGACAACCACTTTCATCAGCAAAACATACCGTGTTGACATCAGACTGCACAGAAAAAGAAGTGAGCAATGGCAACAATTTAAAACCAAAATACCACTACCTACATGAATATGTTTTCATTACCGAAACCAATCAGAAACCActcataaaaatagaaaatccaCTGAGAATGTgttcaagaattttttttattgcctACGGGCTAGGTTGCTTGAACGAGAATAGAAAATGAAGGGCATATAGTTAGCAATGAAAACAGTACCGCATGGGCTGGAATTCTAAGAGTAACTTTTTTGGCTTCAAGGTCATAAACATAGATATCCTCATCGCTACTTCCAGCAACAATTTCTCGCCCATCAGTTGAAAATTTAAGAGAGAAGATTCCAAAGAATATCCCCCATCGTCTGGCGAAGAGAAATCCAAGCCATCATGAAATTCCTGGATAGCAAAGAATCTAGCTAGACTTGAGTGCTTCCAAAACTTAAAATTCCAGAAAATTCAAATTAATAGTGCGACTTAAAGAGGAATGAACATCAGCAattagacatgatcaggatgaAATATGAAAAGCTCAATTGCAAAATTCTCAAAGAATATGActgttttattttcattttttccttTCCTCGAAGAAGCCCAAGCTGTCACTCCTTGTGACAAACCTGGTATTATTAATATAGTTCATTTGTCAGCCAAGATAAACCAATATGATAGGGATTGCtaaaaaaacatgaaaataaaatGAGCAATGcatacactaaacatgatgTGTGATGTTAACATTTGGAAtacaacaaaataaaaagttaCTTGAATTTCATACAGTGATGTTTGCTAGGGATTCTTTTGTTGAAGATCCAACGTTGATAATATGTACAACAGGTGACATGCTAGCATAGATCTGCAATAGCATCAGTTGAGAAAATGAGATTAATGCCAACAAAATAAGATGTGCACAAAATTTcaatacaaaataaaatcactaaaaataaaatgttagGTGCACCGGACCAGAGATGGAATGAATACGATTAACTATTGTTATACCCTTATCAACAATGAAACCCCTCGAAAGCTTTGTATCTGATTTACAACAAGAATTAACATAGTGCACATGACGAGAAAATACTATTAACTGATTCTTATGTGAGGAAGAATATGATCAAAGATCTGAGTATAACTCGATGCATAAATATTAATCAGGTTCATAGGAACCTGCAGTCACCTGCAGCCAGAAAACTTACAAGGTGCCGTTGATCAGGTGAAAGGGAAGTATCAGTGATTGTCCATCTTAAGCTTCTAGCAAGAATGTTCTTCCGGACTTTCCATCCTCTTTCAACATCATATATTCTAATTTGACTTCCCTGAAACAGAAAATATCAAAAGCCTCAAAGTAAACATTTTTAGACTAGAATAACTATTACATTCAAGAAGCTTCCTTAGAAGACAAATTCAGggtaatttatgtttaattatatcATCAAAACCTATCTCGGAAGCCAAAAATCAACAGGCACTTTACCTCAAAAGCTACAATACCTGAAATGCAGCGACGAAAAGGGAACCGTCAGAAGAAAACTGTGATACATATGCCCTAGTTGACATCCGGTCCACAACCCACGGACCATTAACGGGCATATATTTACTCAGAACATGACGGCAATCTCTTGACGAGAACCTCCCTCTTCCAGAAAGATTTGCCTCTCGACCCGCCAACATCTTCACTGTAGGAACAGGAAACTCATCCTTCCCTGGAAAAACTCGCCTCAACTTCTCATGAGGCCCAGATAGCAGCTTTGTTAGCTGAGAAATATCATTATCTAAAGTGTTCGACTCTTTAGTTGGTGGAGAAGTACCACCACCAATGTCAGTGGAACTAGAACCTTCAAGATGTCCTGTTTCTGCCTCCAATTTACTAAAAGCATAACCCATATCCTTGGTGGTAGTGTCTCTAGCTACAAACAACATTTTACACCACAGTAGCTGCAGAAAATTCTGGTGTTGGACGTACCAAATACAGTTGCCTCTTCATGTCATCTACAATTGAATTTAGTCCATGTCGAGTAGAACCAGAAGGACCTGTTGGCTGTTAATTGAGTGACCCAACCACAAAAAAGATACTTCATTTCTATGTATGAGCACATGGAGTAATCATAATATAAGCATATTCGAGTAAAACATACATGACTGTGCGATCATTTGACTTTGATCAAAAAAGCTCAGAGATTAAACGAAGcattaaatcatataaaaaagaATATAACACACTGCTGCTGGATAAAGTTATCAATTATCCCAGTAAAACGCGAATCTACAATTCTTCGCAGTTAGCGTGACCAGAACCAAAGGATCCTAGAAAAACCAATTAATTACTATTCTAAGAATAGTAAACTCGCAGAGTTAATTCCATAGAAATCAAGAAATTCTATTTCGAGCAATTCAACCCACAACATAATTCAGTAAACAAGAATCCTAACGGAACCAATCACAAAATTCTGAAGTATGTACACAGAACCAAGTATAAGAAAAccccaaagaaaagaataaaGCTTTCAATTACTCATCGTAAGTTGACTCACGGACCTCGAACTAAACATCGCCAAACTCCCGAGAGTGATTTCCACTTAAAATAGGAAACCAAACTTCCTACTTCCTTGTGTTGAATGAACACAATCAATTCAGtggattaaaaaaatattaaaagaaaaaaaaaagatcccTTTCCCACATTGAACAAGAAAAACTCGTCGTTTTGTGAATTTGCGTCGTCTGAGGACTGAGCGTGGCGGACTCCAGCTGGCTCGATGCAGTCAGTAATCCGAAAAGTCCACGTGTCACCATCACAAGAATCCGTACACCGTTGTCAACAAAACCCGGTGGAGGTGATCTTGGATCATGAATGAATCGGGCCAACATAACAATTATTGTGCCTACAAGGAGAAGCCCAATGGGTACTGTCTGTGAACTCAATCTTTCAAGAAATGAATTGCTTTAATTTAAGGGTGTAAACAAAAGTGCAAGTGTACTACTCCATATAAGTCCAGCCcaacaaatatatatttaatttatttaaaaatgtacATTTATCAAGACATACttttgagtaggtcttttgtgagacgatctcacgaatctttatatgtgagacgggtcaatcctatgaATGttgacaataaaaagtaatattttttcatggatgatccaaataagagatctatctcacaaaatacgatccgtaagaccgtttcacacaagttttcgtCATTTTGTCATTAAACAAACCATCTACATCTTTATTAATAAAGTGAAAAAGAAAGAATAGCAATAGGACAATGCCAGAACCTCCAATTCCACGACAGGGAAACAGCAAACCATTTCTTCTCATGACAAGACATAACAAAGGAGAATAATCATCAATATACATATACACAAGATTCAGCTTTTTCTTGCCAAAGGGACACGTAAAAGTCAATTATCAAACAGTAGGAATCGTGGGTTCTTATGCATTTTCATATGTGTCGCTGTCCAATCTTAGCTGTTTGTATTATTTATTGGACATTCAAACTCCCTCAAAATGCAAACCCAaccactaaaaataaaataaaaaaaattatgtgggATTTTTCAAAGTGGTCCCGATTTCGAGTAAATAAAGCATATTGGTAAATCACAATCAATCGACAGTGTCACACAAGCGacaaccttttttttttttttgtgtttttgccCCCAAATCATCGCACACCATCTATACAACGTAGCAGTAAATGCTAAGTAAGGTTAGCTGCATTGATAAGTCAACAAATTTGTTCCACCGGAAGAATCGATCGATATGTTCAGGgacattagttttttttttgttatacaAAGGTTTTGCATTGTCTTTTTTGTATACCAAAACTTTATCTAAGAAAATGGATCGCTAGTCTGGTCAATGTTGATTGGTGCGATAACTTGCTCGGTGCATATCATGCAGCAAGAACTTCGGTGAACTTC is part of the Primulina eburnea isolate SZY01 chromosome 1, ASM2296580v1, whole genome shotgun sequence genome and encodes:
- the LOC140808589 gene encoding protein FAR1-RELATED SEQUENCE 5-like, whose protein sequence is MNFFFRDYRSAVDYENFGDVLSIDTTYRTNKYNLICAPFVGINHHMQNVMFGLAFMSDETESSFEWLFTTFLDSINGKQPQTIFSDQCQAMMNAIETVFPHSHHRLCQWHINQNAPSHFGSLNGDSTFKQLWYKCMTYCESEDEFEATWKYMIDTYNLDDHRWLNGMYRLREKWATAFSSGRFSAGLLATSRSEATNMTLKKACNKLSSLYEFVMNYAKIQNDWRNKEKTEDTRCRHGKPAQILKNHPLLINAAEVYTISIYQLFEIELVNSLNCKFVEPPSCFGNDWNLLEVKVKSHDENSRVRHVVFNKQSHEIKCSCHKFETMGILCKHALMMFNCMDVTVLPDSYILKRWMKNVRNRIKYDFEECCSGGGGDHVSEMVFVNQIMRSMYDLTQLSKPQEDARKILYRLVAIAKDEISNLVQNLSVDDETPCDDITSNGYMAKAQKEPKERGKVHIIC
- the LOC140812705 gene encoding uncharacterized protein, with the protein product MLMKMKYLILKVINIYGFLFLANSVFARAMLDPIDFLALQAIRKSLNDLPGSHYFESWDFTSDPCNFAGVYCNGDKVVALNLGDPRAGSPGLMGRLHPDIGRLSALAEFTIVPGRVIGTLPHTLSQLKYLRFLAVSRNFISGEIPANLGQLRGLQTLDLSFNILHGSIPSSVGTIPALSNVVLCRNRLTGPVPTFISHTLTRLDLKHNDLSGSLSPLGLPPSLQYLSLSMNRLTGPVDRLLSRLNRLNYVDLSMNEFSGNIPGKIFSFPITRLQLQRNRFSGPVRPVHDVRIPTIDLSFNRLSGGISPMLSTAQNLYLNNNRFTGKIPSIFVDRLLSASIQLLYLQHNYLTGMEIIPTAGIPLSASLCLQYNCMVLPLQTPCPLRAGKQKTRPTKQCTQWGG
- the LOC140832107 gene encoding LOW QUALITY PROTEIN: LEC14B protein-like (The sequence of the model RefSeq protein was modified relative to this genomic sequence to represent the inferred CDS: inserted 1 base in 1 codon) → MLFVARDTTTKDMGYAFSKLEAETGHLEGSSSTDIGGGTSPPTKESNTLDNDISQLTKLLSGPHEKLRRVFPGKDEFPVPTVKMLAGREANLSGRGRFSSRDCRHVLSKYMPVNGPWVVDRMSTRAYVSQFSSDGSLFVAAFQGSQIRIYDVERGWKVRKNILARSLRWTITDTSLSPDQRHLIYASMSPVVHIINVGSSTKESLANITEFHDGLDFSSPDDGGYXFGIFSLKFSTDGREIVAGSSDEDIYVYDLEAKKVTLRIPAHASDVNTVCFADESGCLLYSGSDDNFVKVWDRRCFLTKSKPVGILMGHLEGITFIDSRGDGRYMISNGKDQAIKLWDIRKMSSNSTGYQAYRNYEWDYRWMDYPVQARNLKHPYDQSVSTYKGHSVLRTLIRCYFSPEYSTGQKYIYTGSHDSCIYVYDLVSGAQVAKLQHHKLTVRDCSWHPNYPMLVSSSWDGDVVKWEFPGNEKAPAPAT